TAAGCCGCTGCCCTACCTACCGCTTCCCCCTGAAGCCAATCCATTTCTGGGGGTGCGTGGCGTTCGGCTGTCGATGCAGCGTCCTGATCTCTTCCAGGTGCAATTACGGGCATTGCTGCGTGCTGCCTTCTACGGCGACATCTGGATTATGCTGCCGATGGTCACCACGCTGGCCGACCTGGTCTGGGGGCAAGAGCAGATGCGTGAAGCAGCCGCCGCGCTGGCCGCAGCCGGGATTGAACATCGCGCCGATCCGCCGCTGGGCATTATGATTGAGACACCGGCAGCGGCGGTACTGGCCGATCAGTTTGCACGCCACGCCGCTTTCTTCAGTATTGGCAGTAACGATCTTGCCCAGTACACGCTGGCGGTTGATCGTGGTCACCCGACGCTGGCCACGCAATATCGGGCCGATGATCCGGCAGTGTGGCGGATGATTGATTTGGCCGCTCGCGCCGCACAGCAGGCCGGTATTCCGATTGGCATCTGTGGCGAACTCGGTGGCGAACCGGATGCTGCGGTTGCCCTGGCCGGCCTGGGCCTCAACGAATTGAGCATGGCCCCGGCACGTATCCCGGTCGTCAAAGAGCGATTGGCGCAGACTTCGTGGGCTGAAGCGCAGGCCGCTGCAGCCCGGATGGTGCAGCGGGTTGAATGAGTCTGAGAGGTTCTATGTCCGAGCGACCCTGGATCGAACTCTTCCCCGGCGTTCACCGCCGGCGCATTGCCCTCACCGACCGTATCTATCAGATGGAGGTACGGCTGGCAGCCGGAAGTCACGTGCCGCTGCATAGCCATCCCGAAGACCAGGTGGCGTATGTGGTAAGTGGCCGGTTGCGGTTTCAGGTTGGTGAAGAGATCATCGACGCGACGGCAGGTCGTTCGGTTGCTATTCCCGGTGGCACCCCCCACGCGGTGTGGACGGTAGAGGATACACTCGCGATTGACACCTTTAGTCCGCCACGAGCCGATTATTTGCAGGTTGATGGCGATTGATAGTCGCGAGAGGGGGATCATAGGTACACGCATCCGGTCGATGTACAGGGGACGCGGAAGCGTAGCTTCTGCACACCCATCCTGAGCATACCCCCTACGTATCGTGTGATGCACCCCCCCCAAACCAACGCGGCAATAACGCCAGCAGGCCCCGCACCCGTTCGCGCAATTCTTCGCGGGCGGCGACAAAGGCGGCATGCCGCTGATCAGCAGTACCCTGAATAGCCACCGGATCGGCTACACTCCAGTGAATATGGCGGGCGGCCTCTGGCCACACCGGACACTCCTCGCGCGCAATGTCACACACCGTTACAATCAGATCAGGACGCTGATCGATGATCATTGTGATCGATTTGGAAACTTGCTGATCAATCGGTATCCCTACCTCTGCCATGACAGTGATGGCTAACGGATGGACAGCTTGCGGGTGCGTTCCAGCACTCATCGCCTGGACCTGACCATCGCTCAACACACGCAACCAGGCCTCGGCTATTTGCGAGCGAGCACTGTTGGCGCGGCACAGGAATGCTACTTTCACCGCCGGTAGTTCAAGCGGACGGGTGCCCGGCAATGCCAGTTCATCACCGATGCCGGTCAGCAGGGCAGCCATCGCTGCCAGATCGAGGCTGTAGTAGACAACCCGCCCATCAGCGTCGCTGCGGTGGGCACGTACCAGGCCAGCCTGACGCAACACGTGTAGATGATACGAGACCAGATTCTGGGCCAGACCGAGCGTCGTCACCAGCTCACTCACCTGGCGATCACTGTCGCGCAGGGACTGGATGATCTTCCAGCGCGTTTCGTCGGTCAGCAGGCGCAGCCCGTTCAGTGCTGAGGAAGAAGGTTGTGAGTTCATAGGGTTTGAAACTCTCTGCGATACGGCGTGCCCGTATCGTACCAGAGCCGGGCTGGTTCGGCAAGGAGATGGAAGAGGGAAGAGTATCAAGCTACACACAACCTTTTCAAGAACACCTTGCACAGGATAACCAAAGTCGTGTGGCGTAAACTTGAAGATGGAACGTTTCTGGAACCTCGCTGCCATTCATATTTTTCATATTTGGTTATACCCCCACACCCGCAATAATCTTCGCCTTGTCAAATTTCTTTAAACGAACAAGCTAATGCGGTTGCTGTTGTTTAAGGTATTCGATAACATCCGCTGCAAGAGAAAATTGTAAGCACTGTTGAGCTACGGCTTCAGCAGCTGGCAAAGACCACTGACGAATAATATCTTTAATTATCGGAATGAAAGACGGTGCCATGCTAAACTCATCAAGATGTAAACCAAGTAAAAGTGGAACTGCTAGAGGATCACCTGCTAGCTCACCGCATAGCCCCACCCACTTTCCTGCTGTGTGAGCAGCTCGGATTGTTTTATCAATAAGATGCAGGACAGCCGGATGATACGGACTCGCCAGTACCGAAACTCGTTCATTTGTTCGATCTACAGCCAAAGTATACTGAGTCAGATCATTCGTTCCTATGCTGAAAAAGTCTACTAACGGCGCAAAGCGATCTGCTAATAATGCAGCTGCCGGAACCTCAACCATAATACCAAATTGAATCTTATCTGGAAGAGGAAGTCCTTGTGCTCGTACACAAGTCTGAGCCTCTTCAAAGATCTCTCGCGCTCTTGCCACCTCAGCCAGTGAAGACACCATTGGTAGCATGATACGAAGATCACTACCAGTTCCGCTTGTGCTGGTCTGAGCAACAGCAGTAAGCAGAGCAATAAATTGTTGTTCCAAAATATCTGGGCGTTCACGAATTGTGCGAATTCCCCGCCAACCAAGAAAAGGGTTTGGTTCCTTCTGTGTACCTAGATAGGGAAATTCTTTATCTCCTCCAATATCAAGAGTACGTACAACTACCGGACGGTTACCCATTACCTTAAGCACATCCTGATAGGCACGTACTTGTTCCGCAAGTGTAGGGACATTATTTCGTTGCAGATAAAGAAATTCTGTTCGAAACAATCCTACTCCTTCGGCCCCAAAATCAATAGCTGATTTAGCATCTTCAACACCTCCGATATTCGCAACTATTTCTGGATGAAAAGAGCCATCTTTAGTCACTGCCGGCAGAGTAGCCTGACTTAAAACGAACTGGTAACGAGAATCGATCAGTTCCTTTTCTTTACGAGCTATCTCTAGTTCATGGAGAGTAGGACCAACGTTAAAGAGGCCACTATTACCATTCACTATAGCTAACGTACCATTACGAATATCAGACAACTCGAGAGGGACACTCACTACTGCTGGTATTCCCATTGCTCGAGCTAAAATCACTGCGTGAGAAGTTGGGCCACCGCGAGAGGTAACAATAGCCAATATCTTATCACGATCAAATTGGATAGTATCTGAAGGTGTTAAATCTTCAGCAACCACAATGATTGGTTCAACAATTTCTCCAGCCTTTTCCTCTTTCTCTGATCCCTGAAGGCACCGTAGCACACGGTGAGCCACATCGCGCACATCTTGAGCACGACTGCGAAAATACTCATCCTCAAGGTTTGAGAGTGCTTCCGCATATTGCTCAAACGCCTTATACACTGCGGCCTTTGCATTACGATGCTCACGTAGCACCATTGTCCGCAAAGTTGCTAACAGTTCTTCATCAGCGAGGAAGAGGCGATGCGCAGCGAATATTACTGCCTCTTCCTCACCAGCAATCTTACGCGCTCGTTCTTCTAGTGCTATTAATTGCGTATGTGCTTGTTGCAAAGCATGCTGAAGATGACGCCATTCACTTATTGGATCATCGGCAGAGTGTTCAGAGATAGTAACTTGTTGGCTATGGTAAACGAATACTGGACCGATAGCTATCCCAGGTGAACCTGATTGACCTTGATATCGTGGCATCTTTTCCAGATCCTCTACTCAGAAAGATCCCTGATCAGGAATGAGAAGTTGTCGATTCCTCAAAGTTATGCCGAATAAGAGCGATTAAAGCGCTAATCGCTTCTTGAGCTTGATCGCCCTGAGCTACGATCTCTACTGTATCGCCTTGATTAACTGCTAGCGTTAGTACACCTAGCGCACTTTTAGCATTGACTGGTGGCTTCGAACCATTCAACTTACGAACCGTAATGGAACAGGGAAATCTAGCTGCCAGTGTCACGAAACGCGCTGCAGGACGAGCATGCAGACCTGCTGGATGATCAATAGTAATGATTGTTGAGACTTGTGTGTTCATAGCTAACACCCCAATAATTGATCTTGTTCCTGACGAAGCTGAAAAATAACCTGGCTTTTGTTCAATTCAACCTCATCATAGTGAATTGGACAATGTGCTTTAATAGGACGTATCACCGTTGCCCCAACGATCAAACCTAACGGCACTTCACCATCACGATGAGCTTTTTCAAATTGTTCAATCATGCCGTATACGGTAAAGCCACCTAAAGCGTCTATAACCTCTCCAGGATATAGATCACGTTTAGCATAAGCTACCGTCTCTGCAACAGGTGAACGAGAAGTAGCAAGAAACCTTTCCTTCTCAAGTGCAACTCGTGCCACAGTAATAGGTGCTTCAAGATTTGCAAGGTGGTAAGGACGATATAATGTCCAATAGTTATGATCGGCATGACCAAGCAATCTGAGATAACGCAAGTCACGAATGATTTTAGGCTGATCCGTGGTAATAACCACAAATACACCAGGTGCCACATCACCAACTGCAAAATCAACCACTTTCGTGTTATTAAAAATACCACCCAGTGCTTTAGGAATAAACACTTTTGGTAAATCTGCTACTGTACAAGAGGGACCATATCCTCCTGTTACTTCTGGTGCATACCCAAGAGCATTGCCGATTGCAGTCATTTCAACCATGGTTTTTGTACCATCTACAAATGATGTCAACATTTTAGGATTCATGCCTTGTTTCTGCGCTTGTAGTCGCAGACGATCAGGCGTAGCTGTCCGATCAAGGGGATTGTTCTTTCCTTTACCAATATAGGCCACCTCAAAACCCAGTGCATCAGCAAAATCAAACAGTTCTTTGATGGCACCGGGTTCATCGCCTGCGGCAAGAGTATAAATTACACCTCTCTCGGCAGCTAATTTAGCTAAACGATAACCAATCGTAGCATCTGTTTCAACATTCATATTGACAACATGCTTACTATGTTGGATAGCAGCATAGCAAACACGAGCACCAACTTCAGGGATACCAGTGCATTCTAAGATAACATCCAGATTTGCAATCTGAACGAGAAAAGCCGCATCAACTGTTGCAATTCGATGACCTGAATCAATTAACTCAGCTGCCCTTTCTGGATCCTCATCAAGATGAATAATCATCTCGGGTGATACACCACTCTCTAAATAACCACTTTCTGCTTGACCGGGGATAATATCCGCAACCGCTACCACTCGCAAACCTTCCATCCTTTCAGTCTGACTAATAAAGCCGACGCCCATCTGTCCGGCACCAACCAAACCTACTCGTATCATCTTTTGGTGTTGGGAATATTGAATGAGACGTTCTCGTAAAGACATGGCATAAATCCTTTCGGGCTAAAATTTCTTCCGGGTGAAAAGTATATGCGCCACCAAAATTAAAGTCAGAAAGAGCAAAGATATCCATCACATGTCATTCTTGACATGTATTTTTAACGATTAATTAAATTGATTCGAAATTTAATATTTTATCCTGCAATTAACTTCTTTGAAACAAGATTATAATATTGAGTAATAAAACATCTCGTTCCAATTAAGGATCAGACGCAAAACCAAAGGTTTCGCCTATTTTAATGTGTGGGAGTGGGCGCATCTCAACACAAATGTCACCAGGCATTTCAGGGGTTTTCTCTCCATTGAACTTGATTACGAAATGACCAAGTGAACATAAGTTTTGATTCGCAACCTCTCCCACAGCAAGGACTGTGAAACGCTCATCACCAATGTAAAACACGTCTCCCACGACTACATCTGAGATGAGCGTTCCACCATCGTGAAGAATGGCAAAGCTACGTAATTCGTCCGGCGCATTTTGTCCGAAGAAAACCATTATCCCTGCCGAACAAAACTCGTCGACAAGCGGACCAATTGCAGAAATAGTCGCTGAAAATTTGATCATGCGAATGCCCGCTAGTATTACTCATCGATCAATTCCACATCTTCCGGTCTTACACCCGAGACAAAATATTCTTCAGTGATAAAGCGCATCAATGGACCAGAAGGCGAGGTTGGATAGATATCAACGGTCGGTACTTTTTTCATAGGATAGACGCCAATGCGCGCAGTACCTCCACAATCGATCACAGCAACCGCAATTTCACTAAAATCGGCCTTTGATTTAAACCCATCAAACGGTCGCCCACCAGTCAGATTAGCGATATGTTGAGCCAGAGGATGAATACCGCCACCAGTTACTGAATAAATGAGATCCCTTCCCGGTTTCGGTTCAATAATGAGAGGCCCCCCCCAACCCTTCGGTCCCTTCTTAATCCGAACCTTGCGGTACTTTTTCACCTCAGTCATAGACATATCCTCCTTTCTTGATTTGATTCGGGTATGAAGCTTGAGACAAAGTTGCTTCATACCCTTCAAAGATCAAAGACCAACGCTGAAGATCCAAGCGATGATGACAGCAATAGGACCGGTAATAAGTCGAGAGAACAGTACTGCCGGCACCCCAACTTCGACCGTCTCAGGCTCAGCTTCACCTAATGCCAGACCAACAGGGATAAAATCGCATCCTACTTGTGGGTTGATAGCAAATAAAGCAGGCAAGGCAACATATGCCGGGAGTGCCTGGCTGGCAAACTGAGTTCCTAATAACGTGCCTATAATCTGGGCAATCACGGCACCTGGACCGAGAAGTGGCGATAGTACCGGCAAACCGATTATAAGTGACATAATAACCAGGCCTACAGGATTTGTAGCCAGTGGTTGCAAGGCTCGCGCCAAAATATCGCCAATGCCGGTGGCGAGAATAACACCGATAATGAAAGAGATAAATGCCATGAAGGGCAGGATATTTTTCACAACCTGATCGATAGCTTCTCGCCCTGATTGGTAGAGCACACCGACTACTTTTCCCGCTCCGCGACCGATGCGCTCTAACAGCTTTGTTATACCCTCCATCGCCTTACCTCCTAAGCCGCATAGGCTACACGTCGTGCCAACAGGAATGCAGTTATTCGCTCAGTAACAAGACCACGAATGAAGATGACAATTAAGCCAACTATCAGATAACGTACTGCCAGTGCCGCTGTTTCTTCACTGCCGTAGCCAGCAGTTATACCTTGGGCAATACCTGCCCACACAAATAACTCGCCTGGATTCACGTGAGGAAAAATACCAAGTGGGGGATGAACGAAAGATACTGCTGCATCGTAGAACGCTGGTTTGTAGCGCTCGGGCAGGAAGCGTCCCATTGTGTATGCCATCGGATTGGTGAGAACGAAGACGGATACAACCGGTAAGACCAAATAACGTAATGGGGTGTACAGAAAACCCTCTTTGCCGGCTGCCTCTCCAATCTTATCGATCCGCTCCTGGCCGATAAGTGCAACCAGAGCATTGAAGGCTGTCAGTAGTACAATGACAAGTGGAACAATACCGGTTACCAGTCCGACGAACGTCTCAGCGCCCTTCTGGAATAAGCCGATGAACCATACAGCGGCATCAACTAAAAATTCCATTGCCTACCTCCCTGAATAACTAAGCTACGATTAGACCACTCCCAGACCCTGCGCACACTTTCGACTTGTATGACCTCCTTTCAGCTCAATTCCGCAAAGAAGTGGTTTCGGCAGAAGGAGTCGACTCAACAAAAGTCTGATCCCGCTCCTCTATCTGCCGTGCTTTGAATTCAACGATATGCTGAGCCGCATTCCGCAAGGCAAGGACAAGTTTTGGATGAATGTGTCTGGGAAGTGATATGCTCTCGTCTAACAAATCACGGACATTTATGCCTTCTAATCCAGGTAGCGGCTTAAGTCTTGCTAGCACTGTCCATCCAGATAGTTGTTCACAATGACAAATTTCGTTTGTCTCTGGATCGACAACGAGAATAGCATATTGCCGACGCCTCCAGGCAGATCCTGCCATCCCAACTGATACCAGGCGACCAGACCTGCGCAGTTGACTTACTCGGCCGTAGAATTGACGTAATTGAAAATAGGAAAGGAACAATTGCAAAATCCAGGCAGCGGCCAACCCAAGAATGATAGTACTTGCAGTAATATCTATTGGCTGCATATCACCTCCCATTTTATAACAACATAACCTGTGGATCCTCAAGCACTACCTTGAGATCGTGAAGAAAAGCAGCAGCCACCGCCCCATCGACAACTCTGTGATCGACACAAAGTGTAAGCTTCACAAGGGGACGAACTGAAATTCCATTATTTTCATCAGCAACAACCTCTCGACATACTGCACCAACCGCCAAAATAGCAACCTGTGGAGGATTGATAATTGCCGAAAAGCGCTCTATACCAAACATACCAAGGTTAGAGATAGAGAAAGTACCATCTACGACCTCATCTGGACGTAGTTTATCAGTACGAGCCCGCTGACTCAGGTCGTCGATCTCTCGAGCTATTTGTAATATCCCCTTTTCATTTGCCTTTCGGATTACTGGTACAATCAACCCTTGTTCAAGCGCAACTGCAATACCAATATTAATTTCATCAACTAAGACGATCTGTTCCTCATGCCCAATTGATTGTAACCAGGCATTTAGGTAAGGGTGCCGTTTCAATGCCCATGCAGCACTCTTCACAAAAATAGCTGTCAAGCTAACTTTAGGCTGTTCGTCAAGATGGTGTCGATTAGCTTTAGCTCGCAGTGCTTCTACCTCAGTTACATCAACGCGTACCTCAAGCTGGATATGTGGAGCTTCCTGTGCACTCCGCTGGAGTCGGCGAGCAATGGTACGACGCATGCCTGTGAGCGGCAGCTTGCGATAACCGGATTGCGTTTGGGTATCACCAGTGATGGTTGAAGACGTCACAACATCTTCGGGTTGCTTGATTGGCCCAGACGTGGTAAATGTCGCATCTAATGAAGATCTGGTAGCCAAATAATTTTGCACATCACTGGATTGCACACGATGATGAGGACCCGTACCTTTCACTTTGCTTATATCAATACCTGCTTCACGTGCTAATCGGCGTGCTGCCGGCACCGCTCGAACTTTATTCATTGATAACTGCCGTAGAGTGTTTTCTACGTCACGACGAAGGATTCGTCCGTTTGGACCACTACCCTGGATTCGGTCAAGAGACAATCCAACTGTGCGAGCTACCCGTTCAGCAAGCGGTGTTGCCTTCGGCTCGCTGCGTTGTGAAGGTGCAGAGTTAACAACCATATGATGGTCTGTGCCGCTCTGACTTGCGGATTGCACCCCTACTTCTTCGAGTGGCATAATGTACGCGATAACTTCCGTTACCGGTACGACGTCACCTTCTCGATAGCGCACATTACCAAGTACACCACGTGCAGGTGCTTCAACCTCCATATTGACCTTATCAGTAGTTACTTCAACAATCGGTTCGCCAATATCAACCAAATCACCCTCACGTTTAATCCAGCGAACAATTTCTGCAGTCTCCTGGGTAAAGCCAAATTTTGGCATAATTACTTCACGCACCATTGTTTCCTCACACTCTTAATGCTACTAAATCACGAGCAGCCGCAATAATATTTTCAATCTGAGGCACTGCGTGATATTCAAGAGTTCGGTTATATGGGATGGGAATATCGAGTCCACCAAGTCGGCAAATAGGCGCCTCGAGGTAATCAAAGGCCGTACTTTCAGCGATCCGAGCAGCGATCTCGCCACCAAAGCCAGCCATCTTAACAGCTTCATGCACTATTAACACCTTACCGGTTTTTACCACCGACTCTAGAATTGGTTCATCATCTAAAGGTCGCAACGTTCGCGGATCAATGATTTCTGCTTCTATTCCTTCTCGAGCCAATTGTTCAGCAGCTTCAAGTGCTCGTTGTACCATCACCGAAGTGGCAACAATTGTGACATCACGACCCTGGCGAACTACGTGACTCTTTCCAAGAGGAACTCGATATATATCTTCTGGTACAACACCTTTTGTTTTATACAAAAGCTTATGTTCGATAAATATGACAGGGTTATTGTCTTCAATCGATGCGATGAGCAATCCCTTCGCATCGTAGGGTGTTGCAGGCATTACTACTTTCAAGCCCGGTATATGAACAAACCAATTCTCCAAACTTTCTGAATGCTGAGCTGCCGCTCCGGTACCTGCACCACCCGGCATGCGCAAAACGAAGGGTACGCTGGCTTTACCACCGAACATGAAACGAATCTTCGCTGCCTGCAATACTAACTGCTCCATACTGAGGGTAACAAAATCCATGAATTGAATCTCCCCTACAGGACGAAAACCTGTTAATGCTGCACCAATGCAAGCGCCAGCAATACCAGCTTCCGAAATCGGAGTGTCGATAACCCGATCTTCGCCGAATTCTTCGATTAACCCTGCTGTTGCACCGAATGCACCACCATACAAGCCAATATCTTCGCCAATCAAAAAAACCGTTTCATCTTCTTTCATCTTCTGCCGTAGGGCTTCACGAATTGCTTCGACATAAGTAATTTCACGCATACAATCCCTCAAAAATAGTATCAGGATCAGGTTCCGGACTGGCCTGAGCAAATTCGACCGCTTCCTCGATCATAGTCCGAGCTTGATCAACGATAGCTTTGAATTCAGCGTCACTCATTTGAATCAGTCTGGCTAATCGCATGATTGGATCACGAGATTGCCAATCTTTCACCTCATCACGACTCCGATAAGCTTGACGGTCACTCTTAGAATGACCTTTCCAACGATAGGTAATCGCTTCAACAAGTGTTGGCCCATAACCACTTCGCGCTCTTGCCACAGCCTGGCGAACTGCTTCATACACTGCTAATGCATCGTTACCATCAACCGTTATTCCAGCTATCGCATATGCAGCAGCTCGCTGGCTCAGGTGATTGAGTCTGCACGCTTTCTGGATCGGCATTGACATAGCGTATTGGTTGTTCTCACAGAGATAAACCACGGGTAAGTTCCAGATACTGGCCATATTTAGGGATTCGTGAAAAGCACCAGTATTGACTGCACCATCACCAAAAATAGTGAGACAAACCTGAGAAGATCGGCGCTTTTTAATACTCAATCCAACACCAACTGAAATGGGAATACCACCACCAACAATACCATTTGCACCCAAATTATTCATTTCAACATTAGCAATGTGCATTGATCCACCACGACCACGGCAATATCCTGTTTCTTTGCCTAAAAACTCTGCCATCATTAGCCGTACATCACTACCCCAGGCCAGACAATGTCCATGGCCACGATGATGGTTAAGCAAATAATCTCCAGGTTTCATCGCTGCAGAAGCACCTATCGCCACAGCCTCCTGCCCGATCGAAAGATGCATCGTGCCGTGTACTAATCCACGCGCAAACAGTTCTTCGGCTTTTTCTTCAAAAGCACGAATAATCTGCATTCTAAGCACCCATTCACGCAAGCGTTCATTCCCTAATTCGTTGATGAGCTTACTATGATCGGGAGAGAAAATCTCTGATGTAGACATGAGCATTTCCATAAGTATGACTTATCTCCTCACAGAGTTCCATCACCCTCAAAAAACTTCTGTATTCGGAGGGCAGCTATTTCATCAGTCACTAAATAATTGATGAACTTTGCACGGCTGGCTGCCACAATAGGCAAAGCTTTCGATTGACCTCCAGCAACCCCGATCCGCACTGGGATAGAGCACAAGGTCGCAGGATCTACTCCGACAATACAACGTGTTAATGGGGTGTTTACCAGATTACCATCAATATCCACATGAATAGCGCACACATCACCTACTGCACCTGCTTCGCGCAATGACTCCAATTGGTAAGAGTCGAGATACCCTGCACGCAAGAGGCTGGCATGCTCAACATCGATAGTACCAATACCAACTAATGCGAGATCAATCTGCTTGAACTGATACATTACCCGTCTAATGTGGGGGGCATTGAGTAGTGCAAGCTTCGTTGTTTCGCTATCAACAATTAGTGGTAATGGGAGGGTTGAATATTGCCCCCCGAGTAAACGCGCCAAACGTCTGGCCAGCTCTGGTCCATCAATGTCTGAGTTCAGTGTACCTAGAGAGCCGATCATTTGAATAACTCTCAATCCCTCCAACGTTTGACTGTGTACTGCATTGACAGTTTCATATACCGCTGTTCCCCATGAAGTACCGATAATTATGTGCTCTTGCAGATGAGCCTCCAGGAGGAGCGCTGCCAGCGCTCCCAAGCGACGAAGCATTTCAGAATGACCTAAGGAGCCGCGCTGTAGGACGCGAACTTCTTTGAGCTGGAGAACCTTCTGTAAATACACCTCAAGTTCTCGTACTCGTTGAAGTGGGTAATGAATTCGAATCTCCACGATACTCTGCTCACGCGCTTCGCTTATAAGGCGTGAAATCATTGATCGTGAATAACCTAGTTTCTGAGCAATCTGACTCTGTGTCAGTTGTTGCTCGAAATACATTTCGGCAATCCTTGCCAAAAGCTCCATGCGACGAGTTTCCATAACTCTTAGTTATCGGTTTTATAATGGTTGCTCACATATTACCGAAACAAGAACAATCAATCAATACGTATGTGAAAATCTTTCACACATGTGAAAAGGGCGGTGAAAGCTAACAGCTCACTCTGTGAGTCTCTTCGCTCATGAGAGTCACCTCACATAGTAACCACACCTCATGTGCCGGCAACCGACGGGAGACGTCTTTTCCTACGTTTGCAGTGGAATTCTATAGGGGTGGGAAGCTGAAAGAGCCCATAAGAGTATGCTCAAACAGAGTGCACTGTTATCAGAGATGAGCCGACATGTCAGTACAAACCGAAGAGGCGCCAGCAGCGCCTCTCCGTCAATATGCGGCGGTTAGTCCCGCAGTAGTTTGCGCCCGGCGAGGACCGCTCCGGCGGCCAGTGCGCCGGCACCGAGCACGATTGGTCCCCAACGCCGGGCACGGGTATCGGCCAGTACC
This genomic window from Chloroflexus aurantiacus J-10-fl contains:
- a CDS encoding dihydrolipoamide acetyltransferase family protein, which codes for MVREVIMPKFGFTQETAEIVRWIKREGDLVDIGEPIVEVTTDKVNMEVEAPARGVLGNVRYREGDVVPVTEVIAYIMPLEEVGVQSASQSGTDHHMVVNSAPSQRSEPKATPLAERVARTVGLSLDRIQGSGPNGRILRRDVENTLRQLSMNKVRAVPAARRLAREAGIDISKVKGTGPHHRVQSSDVQNYLATRSSLDATFTTSGPIKQPEDVVTSSTITGDTQTQSGYRKLPLTGMRRTIARRLQRSAQEAPHIQLEVRVDVTEVEALRAKANRHHLDEQPKVSLTAIFVKSAAWALKRHPYLNAWLQSIGHEEQIVLVDEINIGIAVALEQGLIVPVIRKANEKGILQIAREIDDLSQRARTDKLRPDEVVDGTFSISNLGMFGIERFSAIINPPQVAILAVGAVCREVVADENNGISVRPLVKLTLCVDHRVVDGAVAAAFLHDLKVVLEDPQVMLL
- a CDS encoding alpha-ketoacid dehydrogenase subunit beta, which codes for MREITYVEAIREALRQKMKEDETVFLIGEDIGLYGGAFGATAGLIEEFGEDRVIDTPISEAGIAGACIGAALTGFRPVGEIQFMDFVTLSMEQLVLQAAKIRFMFGGKASVPFVLRMPGGAGTGAAAQHSESLENWFVHIPGLKVVMPATPYDAKGLLIASIEDNNPVIFIEHKLLYKTKGVVPEDIYRVPLGKSHVVRQGRDVTIVATSVMVQRALEAAEQLAREGIEAEIIDPRTLRPLDDEPILESVVKTGKVLIVHEAVKMAGFGGEIAARIAESTAFDYLEAPICRLGGLDIPIPYNRTLEYHAVPQIENIIAAARDLVALRV
- a CDS encoding thiamine pyrophosphate-dependent dehydrogenase E1 component subunit alpha, giving the protein MEMLMSTSEIFSPDHSKLINELGNERLREWVLRMQIIRAFEEKAEELFARGLVHGTMHLSIGQEAVAIGASAAMKPGDYLLNHHRGHGHCLAWGSDVRLMMAEFLGKETGYCRGRGGSMHIANVEMNNLGANGIVGGGIPISVGVGLSIKKRRSSQVCLTIFGDGAVNTGAFHESLNMASIWNLPVVYLCENNQYAMSMPIQKACRLNHLSQRAAAYAIAGITVDGNDALAVYEAVRQAVARARSGYGPTLVEAITYRWKGHSKSDRQAYRSRDEVKDWQSRDPIMRLARLIQMSDAEFKAIVDQARTMIEEAVEFAQASPEPDPDTIFEGLYA
- a CDS encoding sugar-binding transcriptional regulator; its protein translation is METRRMELLARIAEMYFEQQLTQSQIAQKLGYSRSMISRLISEAREQSIVEIRIHYPLQRVRELEVYLQKVLQLKEVRVLQRGSLGHSEMLRRLGALAALLLEAHLQEHIIIGTSWGTAVYETVNAVHSQTLEGLRVIQMIGSLGTLNSDIDGPELARRLARLLGGQYSTLPLPLIVDSETTKLALLNAPHIRRVMYQFKQIDLALVGIGTIDVEHASLLRAGYLDSYQLESLREAGAVGDVCAIHVDIDGNLVNTPLTRCIVGVDPATLCSIPVRIGVAGGQSKALPIVAASRAKFINYLVTDEIAALRIQKFFEGDGTL